Proteins from a single region of Xyrauchen texanus isolate HMW12.3.18 chromosome 7, RBS_HiC_50CHRs, whole genome shotgun sequence:
- the LOC127646564 gene encoding uncharacterized protein LOC127646564, protein MSSGVNIKTMSSSSSGIPLPRSLTSLSKHDTKCLSSSLLSPAAQIHQGGQTSSISYSTSTILSQSVSYELPKGTELKIQPSQRAQWTSNGLNRASFAPRSAHSSRHVPKREVLPFKRMQDLQGGSLPQDNFRDLDRHSNKNWRSGHHQFRSLDNGLVEPSGILSKAHQSKEAHQKLTNGNVIWETSTGIQRCLQRQQMKMSSLGVGDVNMIASKSQVTIAKAHPAGRESPRMAATPPFRFRLQVPEDADESSLENVSDCSSDSMEVCCEDLVC, encoded by the exons ATGAGTTCTGGAGTGAACATAAAGACAATGTCTTCAAGCAGCTCTGGTATTCCTCTGCCAAGGAGTCTGACCAGCCTCTCCAAGCATGACACCAAGTGCTTGAGCAGCAGTTTACTCAGTCCAGCTGCCCAGATACATCAGGGTGGACAAACATCCTCAATCTCTTACTCAACTTCAACCATACTTTCTCAATCAGTCTCTTATGAGTTACCCAAAGGGACAGAGTTGAAGATTCAGCCTTCACAGAGAGCTCAATGGACATCCAATGGCTTAAACAGGGCTTCCTTTGCTCCCCGATCAGCCCATAGTAGCCGACATGTGCCCAAAAGAGAGGTTCTCCCATTTAAAAGAATGCAGGACCTACAAGGGGGCTCATTACCCCAAGATAACTTTAGAGACCTGGATAGACATTCCAACAAGAACTGGAGATCTGGGCATCACCAATTTAGGAGTCTAGACAATGGGCTTGTTGAGCCTTCTGGTATATTGTCTAAAGCACACCAAAGTAAGGAGGCCCATCAGAAGCTAACCAATGGGAATGTCATATGGGAAACATCAACTGGAATTCAACGGTGCTTACAAAGGCAGCAAATGAAAATGTCGTCCCTTGGAGTAGGAGATGTCAATATGATTGCTTCTAAATCCCAGGTCACCATTGCAAAAGCACATCCTGCAGGCAGGGAGTCTCCTCGCATGGCGGCCACGCCGCCTTTCAGATTCAG GTTGCAGGTTCCAGAGGATGCAGATGAGTCTTCTCTTGAGAATGTGAGTGACTGTTCCTCAGACTCTATGGAAGTCTGCTGTGAAGATCTTG